A single window of bacterium DNA harbors:
- the mscL gene encoding large-conductance mechanosensitive channel protein MscL, whose translation MSMVSEFKDFAARGNVVDMAVGIIIGGAFGKIVSSFVDGVLMPPVGMLLGGVDFSDLAITLSEKTAEAEAVTLQWGAFVQTAIDFLIIAFAVFMLVRAVNSMRAKEEEDPTPAEPPEDVQLLREIRDSLANR comes from the coding sequence ATGAGCATGGTGAGTGAGTTCAAGGATTTCGCGGCCCGAGGCAATGTCGTGGACATGGCCGTCGGCATCATCATCGGCGGCGCGTTCGGGAAGATCGTCTCCTCCTTCGTCGACGGTGTCCTGATGCCGCCGGTCGGCATGCTGCTGGGCGGTGTCGATTTCAGCGATCTGGCGATCACCCTCTCGGAGAAGACCGCCGAGGCCGAGGCCGTGACCCTCCAATGGGGCGCCTTCGTCCAGACAGCGATCGACTTCCTGATCATTGCCTTCGCCGTGTTCATGCTCGTTCGTGCCGTGAACTCGATGAGAGCGAAAGAAGAGGAAGATCCCACCCCCGCCGAGCCGCCGGAAGACGTTCAGCTGCTGCGCGAGATCCGGGACTCGCTCGCCAACCGCTGA